The bacterium DNA segment AATCTCCTTCGAGAGTGAGTTCGGTAGAAGAAATCGTATATGTAGTCGAACCGACGATAAGCTCGATGCTCGATGGATCAATGCCACTGATATCATCCACCTCGATAACGATTGGTCGATCATTACAAGCTGTCGTTTCTCGACAGGCAGGCCAAATGAGCGATGCTATCGGTGGGTCGCTTTCGGAAACCACAAAAAGGCCATCGATAAGTGTATCGGAATAACCACCGGGATTTGTAACGATAACATCGTGATAACCCAAAGGAGTAACACCTGTTATGTTAACAGAAGCGCGCGCATAGACTGCGCTGAGGCGAAGCGTCCCGGTTACAATAATACCGCTGCCAAAATCGCTGGTGATTCCAGTGGCGAAACTCGAACCATAAAGATTAATATCGATAGTCGAACCTACACCAACGGTATCTGGGTCTATCGATGTAATCATCGGCGTTTGCGCATACAGCAAACCCGCTAAAATAAATGGTATAATGGTCAAAATCTTTAACTTAGCCATCATTAATTCCCTCCAAAAAGAGAATAGAATTATAAGAATGGAGTTTTACCTCCACTACACTACCCAACCTAATCAATATATTTTTGATTTCTAACTTGTCAACGGGATTTGAGAATTATTGTTTATGGGTATAATAACCCATAAACAAAATAGTATGGTTAATATTACCACAATAAAACACTATTCGCTCATAAGTTGTTTACTACCAATGTATTCTACTTGGCATTCAAGATGCGTGTATTACAATCAAATAAATATAATTAAATTTATTGGAGTTGAGAAAATATGTTCAAGAAATTTACCTTCGCGATAATTATTTTTCTTGAAGTTTGTTTTGCTCAAGTTTCTGATGTTACTTCGGAACCCTTAAACACAGTTTCATCATTGGAGCCGATTCCAACGGAAATTGCCGCTAGTGCTATCTCCGATTCTATTGCCGATTCACTCGAACTACGTGAGCGTCCGTCCGAGCCGATGGCAGTCGGCCTCGAGATCGGGGTAGCCGGCGAGGATGTCAACTTCGTTGCCGACCATGTCGGCATCGGGACGGCAACACCGGGAAGCTATAAACTGAACATCCAGGGTAATAACGGTTTGAAAATTGGCAATTCGTCATACGAAGCTAATCTGGTTTTCGGGAACAGCGGTTCTTGGGACAGCGGAATTCGGGTTTATGACAATGGCGACGCCGAAATGAGGATTTGGCATAAAAATGCCAACGGACAAATCATCCTGGCTACGGGATATGATGGTAATCAGTCATCTACTTATCCCACCGATGGCATATTCATCGACCATAATAAAGTCGGAATTGGCTATGCTTCTCCAGCCGCATCGACCGGAAAACTTATTGTTAATGGCAACGTCGGAATCGGGCGCACGGACCCGAGCTACCTGCTCGATGTCAATGGCACAAGCAGGTTCTCGAACAACATGATTTTACCGGGAGTCGGAACCAACGAAATCCAATACGGCACCGGCGACCAGGCGAACTACTCGACGTATAACTTCGCCATTCGAGGCTGGTGGGGCGTCGCCCTCAAAGATTACAGCAACACCGTGCGCGGCGTTTATGATTTCCGCTCGGGTAACCTCACAACCGATGGAGTTCTGAGCTTCAACGGAACGGGGAATAACTACATTGCTGGCAATGTCGGTATCGGGGTCACCAGCCCGACTGAAAAACTCAGCGTCAACGGCGCTCTCGTTACGCAAAACGGCATGGTCAAACGCGATTTTGCTACATTCAACTCGACGGTGAGTTCGGGTAATCCCATTCATATTAAAACAAACATCACATGGTCGAACATCATGTATCGTATATTGGTCGAGGGCTATAACTACGGGGCGGCCCAACCGATCAACTCCGAAATCGTCGGATATACATATGCCCCTTCTCCCGCCGCGCCAATAAGTGCGAGCGCCGTCAATCACGCCTCCGGGGCGAGCATCTCGCAATACAAAAGCGACGACGGTTATCTGGTGGTCAAATTATCCTCGTCCAATTTTTACTACGTCGGCTTCTCGGTTTCGGCATGGCTTACAAACCCTACGGGCACGGCATTCGACATTAAAGCACTGTTAATTGTTCAACAGGCGGGCGACCTCGTCGCACACGGTTCGCAAACATTCAGCTATATCGGCGGTTCGCAAACATTCACGGTGCCATCGGGTGTCACGAGTGTTTCTATCGAATGCTGGGGTGCACAAGGTAGATCTGCTTCCGGAGGAACAGCAGGTTCTGGTGGATACGCGTCTGGAAACTTAACAGTAACTGCTGGGCAGACATTGTATATTTATGTCGGAGGACAGGGTGGAGCCTCAGGTGTTGGCGGTTGGAATGGTGGAGGTTCCGGTAGCAGTGCCAGAGGCAGTGGCGGTGGAGGCACTGATGTTCGATATGGAGGCACTGCGTTAACAAATCGTAAAATCGTAGCCGGTGGGGGCGGCGGGAACTATAGCACTTATTCACCTGGAGGTTATGGCGGAGGGACTTCAGGTGGCAATGGTGGTGGTGGTGCTAACGGATTTGGTGGAACCCAGACAGCCGGTGGAGCAGGTCATGGCGGAAATAATGGGACCTTAGGACAAGGTGGTAGTACTGGCACTTATACTATTTCCGGCGGTGGTGGTGGTTACTGGGGCGGTGGTGCAGGTCTTGCAGGCGGCGGAGGTTCCGGGTATATTGGTGGGGTTACTGGAGGTTCGATGTCCAACGGTATCCGCATCGGCAATGGCCAGGTTACTATCACCTGGTAGATAGGTTTAATAAGGCAGTGCATTATTCGGGACAAAATAGCGGTGGTTTTACACCCGCATACGAATTTGAAAACGATAACCGAATCGTCATTGCGAGGAGCGAAGCGACGTGGCAATTCCACATTTTAGTCTGTCATTCCCCATTAGCAAAGTCGCGGTCGGGATGGCCATCGACCATGCAGGGGATTCGGCTGTTTGCCCGACGGATTTCGCTGTGAATATCATCGATAAAAGCCCCATTAAAGCAAAAATAATAGCCATATAGAAAAGCCGGTGGCAGGTCGAGCACCTCGAAAGGCAATGCTATCGAAGCTATCGATAGGATAAAGATAATTATTATCGCATACAGGAGTCTATTCTTTGTTTCAGCGATACTTCTTTTATTTTCTTTCCTTGAGTTTACAATTAAGGAACAGGTATCCTGTGATCGAGGCCCACATAGGTTCTAAATAGCTGTCCAGATGAAAGACTAAACTCCCAGGTGCCATCGAATGCTCGCGCTACGCCAAGTCTGGCTATTTGTCCAGTAGTGCTGCTTATAGAACCAAGCCTCAACTCGAATCCTACGTCACCATAAAGTGGTTTAGGTGAATTCGTGAAGCTAAAATCTCCATCGCTGAAATCCCACGCTGTAGCAGCATCGATGAAAAGCGCGCCGCCGAGTCTAACCGAGAAGAACTCGAATGGCGTAAAAATCCTCCACTCGAGATTCCCATAGGTCATCCTTTCTCCAACCTGCGCGTATGAGCGATAGGACCTCAACACTGACTGTCCACCCACTCGATACTTAGCTTCTGGACACCCGTTGTAAATCGAGGAATACCCGAGCCTTCCACATAGCCTACCCGAAAGCATCATTTTTGAGGAAAAGCGCAATGACGCGGCAATCCTCTCGGTTTCATCGACTGTTTTGCAATATGCATTCAGCGCATAAATATTCTCCCCGATAAAACCAGTAAAAACAGCGCTAACATAAACATAATTTGCATCGAAATGCGAATCTAAACCGCCCTCGGCGTTGAGAAGAAAACCTATCGGAATATCCTCGGTTCGACCGAAAGCATCGACATCACGGTCGATAACATAGTCTCTATTTAAGTAACTTAAGCCGATAGAAACTACTTCATATTCCTTATCGATATATTCTGCAGTCGGATAAACTGCTGTATCGCAAACCTCCCTTTTCACAACCGCATTCTTAATTCCAAATCCGAGGCCTAGGTTCTGATGGAAAAGGTATTTCGCGCCAATATACTGCGCTTGGTCATCGATCTTAAATGATGGCCCTTCGATATTTCCATCGAGCCAGGTTGAATAAACACCGCTAGTTGTGAACATCCCGGCCTTGTATATAAGCCTATCAGCATCCCTCAGGCGCGATTTGGAGAGATAAAAGCTTGTCGTTCTCGAGCCGATATCTTCGGTCTCGTCTGAATGGAATATACCAAAACTCGCACCACCGGGTAACATTCTTGGTAAATCGAGACCCATAAGCCAGCTATCGTAATCCTCATCGTGATCATAGCGTGTGCGAAAATGAAGCCCCCATCCCAGTAAATTAACCTCCTCCAATTCAAAACTCCATTCCAGCACACGCCCCTCGTAAGAAAACGATGGCGCGATCTTCGTAGTCCATAGGTCTGTGGCAGTGACTACCGCAACATAGCCACTATCGCGCCGCTCGACAACAATTTCCGCTTCGCCGATAAAATCGGTTTTGCGTAACCTTCGCTCTGACTCAGCAATTAGCTCAGTAGTGAGTTTATCCCCTTCCGAAAAGGCCAAAAACCGCGCTATAGCAATGGGTTTCGAATCTACATGCAATTCATTGAGAATAGCATAAACCCAACGGTAGTCATAAGGCCCCCAATAATCGCCGTCCTCTTCGAACGGCGAAAGAACCTTGTACTCGATATAATCTACACGCTGTGCAAGGGAGCTTAAGGCCAAAATTAGGGCAAATATTCCTGCTGCTTTACTCAAGCGGTGGAAAATCTTCAAGAGAAAAATTGCTATCTTCGTCGAGACCGAGTTTTTTAAGTTCGCCCTGTATCGACGACAGCTTTGCTAGACACCATCGACCGAGAAATTGTGCCTCACTATATTTACTCAGTGACTCTTCGAGGCCAATCTGTCCACTCTCGAGCGTGCGAAGCACATCTTCGAGTTTCGCTATTGCATTTTCAAAGCTTTCCGGTTCGGGATATTTCTCTTTTACTTTTTTATCTTTCATTTTTCTCTTAGTTTTTTCGTTCTTTTTTTCCTCTGGAGTTTTACCGAACAAATCTGTCATAATCCACTCCTGAAATCTAAAATAACATTTCAGGTTAAGTTTAAAAAATATTTCACACAAAAGCAAGGGAAATAGAGCAAATACGAGCTTCGCCCTACCGGCGGTCATTTAAGACGGTCATTTCATATAAATAATGGGTTTCATTCCTTCACGCTCATTGGCCGTCGCCCGCACGAGATAGACGCCGGAGCCGATATTTTTGTCGGGTTGCCAGGTGAATTCGTGGGCTGTAGGGGCGGCATATATGCGTCCCCTACGGGATTGTCGGCGGAAATTTCATCAACCATCCGCCCGTTTATATCGAATATTTCAATAACAGGCACGGAGGCCTGTCCCACCGGACAAAAATCGTTTGCCAGTAGGTCAGGCGTCCCTGCCTGACCATTTTGAACAGACAAGAATGTCTGTTCTACCGTAATCCGCACCGCAGAATTGAAGGGGGTGGGCAAAATTTGGGGTTCGCACATCTATCCACTGTAAAGCCCGTCGATGAGCGAGAGAAGCTGAATATAAAGCTTGTGATATGTCAGCGCGTTTCTCATGAGAGTCAGGCGCGCGTTGGCTTCGCTGTCCTGGCTTCGGATGACATTGGTGAAATCGTTGCGCCCGACCTCGTATTGCTTAACTTCCTCGATTGTTTGCCGTTCGGCGAGTTCTATCTGCTCGCGGTTTATCGCCATAATGCCTTGCATATCGCGAACCTGCGCGTAGAGTGCGCGGATGCCCGACAGGTATTTGATCTCCGCCTCCGCAATTTGCAGGCGAATCTGCCCGACCTGAAGCTCGATAGATCGCAGATCCGCTTTGGACGCGGTCTTGTCGAGGGGGAATTCGTAAATCAGGTTTAGCGAAACGTCCGGTTTGTCCATCGCGATAGCATCGAGAAAATCCTCGTCGTAGTCCTTAACGCCGACCCGCGCCTGAAGCGAGAGATCGGATTTCATCGATTCTTCGGATATTTTGCGTTTGAAATCGAGAAGCTCGATGGTCTTTTTAATTTTCGACAGAACGCGCGAACGATCCACAAATTCGGTGGCGATCTCCTCGATATCGCGTAGCTCGTGGGCCTCGAAAATATCGAAGCGCGGGGATTTCCCGCCTATTTGGCCGTCTCCGGTTATCTCGACCAGCCGGTCTATCAACGAGGTAAAGCTCATTTCGTTGCTTTCTATCGCCATCTCGACATTTTTCAGCGAGTTCTCGGCGCGGATAACATCGACCTCGTCCACGATATTTCGCGCGCGCTTTTTCTTTGTCTGTTCGAGCGATTGCCGGGCAAGGTCGCGTCGGTGTTCGAGGATTTTCTTCTCCTCCAAAAAATAAACCCAATCGAGGAAATAGGGAGTATTCATCGCGAGAAAATTCTCCTCGACCTCCAAAATGGAAAGGCTCTCCTGCGCGGCCTCGACAGATTTCATGTCGTAGGGCAGCGTATAGAGAAGCCCCTGCCAGTTTTTCATCAGCGGCTGAATATAGCTCACGTAGATCGAGTTCTCGAATGCGTTGTTCGGGCTGGCGGCGTAGATCGGGTTGTCATTATATGAGAGCCACTTGTTCCCGAGGGAAATTTCGGCGGACATAATCCCGCCGGTGCTCCAGAATGTCCTCGAAACGCCTCCGCCAAGCGCCGCCGAGGTAGTCCGGTCGATTCCCATGCCCGTCGATGCGGTTTGCGCGATACTCGAAACGCCTGCGGAGGAATTAATATTCCAATCCTCGGAGCCGGTAAGTCCCTCGCGTTCCGCCTCGATAATGCGCGGACCATATTCGGTTCGCTCGAATATCGGATGGGTCTCGATAAGATTGTTGAGGAACCGGTCGAAGGTGACGGACTCTTGCGCGAGCAGAGCCGTGGTTATCAAGAACGCAATTACCGCAACTATTTTCGTTATTTTAAAATTCATGATTAACCTCTCTTTTTCGAGGAGAAAAGTCCCCTAATATCGTTGTGAATCATATACATCGAAGGCGTTAATAAGAGCGTTAGTGTGGTCGCGAAAATCAAACCGTAAGCCATCGCCATCGCCACCGGCGCGATCATCTCCGACTCGCCCAAGAAACCATAGACGGTTGGGAAAAGCCCCGCGACGGTTGTTATTGTCGTCAGAAGAACGGGGCGCAATCTTTCCTTTGCGCCATCGACGATAGAGGTTATGACTACTTTTTTATCGGTGCTTTGTTTTTTGCGGAAAATGCCATTGATAAAATCGACCATGATGACGCTATCGTTCACCACGACGCCCGAAAGGCCGATTATCCCGATAATTCCCATGAACGACAGCGGCATTCCGTGCAACGTGAAAGCAACCAACGCGCCGATTATGCCGAATGGGATCACCAATATGATCTGGATCGGTTGCGTGACCGATTTGAAGAGCAGGATCAGCACGGTGAAGATAAGGATTATCGCCAGCAAATAGGCGAATACGACATCGCCGAGGGTTTCCTTTGTGCTTTTCGCCTCGCCTTCGATTTCGACCCGTATGCCCGGATGTTTTTCGGCGATAGATTTGTAATACTCGAGGACTTTCATGTTCGCCTGCGCGGATGTGATAATCTTGTTATCGACTTTCGCGCTGAGTGAAATCGAGCGGTTGCCGTCGTAATGATTGACATTGCCTTTTCCTATACCCTCTTCGAGATAGGCAACGTCGCTCAGGCGGATCAGGCGGCCTCGATTGTTGGGGATCATAAGCGAGAGAATGTATGCCTCGTCTTTCTGGAAAGAATCATCGACCTTCACCCGGAAATCGAGCAGTTCGTCGCTGGTTTCTATCGATGTCGCGATCATGCCGTCGTAGGCGATTCGCACGGTCTGTGCGACATCCTGCGCGGTAAGGCCCAATTCTGCGAGGCGCTCGTATCGGAGGACGACTTCAAGCTCCTTTTTCCCGTCGATAATATCGCTTCGCACGTTTTTCACTCCATCGATGGAGCGGAGGAATTTTGCGAGGTCGATCATCAACAGCTTCGATTTCTCTAAATCGTTGCCGATAATTTTAACATCGACCGGCTCCCCCATCGGCGGCCCATGGCGTTTCTCCGCCAAAAGCAGTTTTTCGAAATGGGGATATTTATCTTTATTTATCACTTTCCGAAGCTGTTTAATTATCTGGCCGGCGGATATATCGCGGTCGTTTATGGGCGTTAGATTGATCGTAATCGTGGACCAATGCTCGTATTCGCCCTTGCTGCCGAGGAATCCGCCCTCGTGCTTGCCGATAGTCGCTTTTGTAGAGACCAGCGCGTCATCGGGAACATTTTTTAGAACCGCTCGTTCGATTTCCGTGGTCAGTTCGGTCATGCGTTCGAGGCTCGTTCCTTCCGCGGCTTCCAGGTCGACATGTATTACATCCGAAGCTGTCGAAGGCATCAGAACAAAATTGCTTATGGTCTCTTTTGAAAAACTAAGCGAGAAAATAAATAGGCCGACAAACAGCAACG contains these protein-coding regions:
- the xseB gene encoding exodeoxyribonuclease VII small subunit, which gives rise to MTDLFGKTPEEKKNEKTKRKMKDKKVKEKYPEPESFENAIAKLEDVLRTLESGQIGLEESLSKYSEAQFLGRWCLAKLSSIQGELKKLGLDEDSNFSLEDFPPLE
- a CDS encoding TolC family protein, yielding MNFKITKIVAVIAFLITTALLAQESVTFDRFLNNLIETHPIFERTEYGPRIIEAEREGLTGSEDWNINSSAGVSSIAQTASTGMGIDRTTSAALGGGVSRTFWSTGGIMSAEISLGNKWLSYNDNPIYAASPNNAFENSIYVSYIQPLMKNWQGLLYTLPYDMKSVEAAQESLSILEVEENFLAMNTPYFLDWVYFLEEKKILEHRRDLARQSLEQTKKKRARNIVDEVDVIRAENSLKNVEMAIESNEMSFTSLIDRLVEITGDGQIGGKSPRFDIFEAHELRDIEEIATEFVDRSRVLSKIKKTIELLDFKRKISEESMKSDLSLQARVGVKDYDEDFLDAIAMDKPDVSLNLIYEFPLDKTASKADLRSIELQVGQIRLQIAEAEIKYLSGIRALYAQVRDMQGIMAINREQIELAERQTIEEVKQYEVGRNDFTNVIRSQDSEANARLTLMRNALTYHKLYIQLLSLIDGLYSG